The proteins below are encoded in one region of Aquisphaera giovannonii:
- a CDS encoding RNA polymerase sigma factor, which produces MAETAKGAALRRLEAVFEIGPAGDLTDGELLGRFASGRDDRAFAAIVDRHGPMVLRVCRGVLGDRHEAEDAAQAAFLVLARRAGSIERRGSAAGWLYRVARRIAVRSRVASARRREVEALAGGARPPSGADGAQDVPAAELHEELDRLPERYRAPLVLCYLEGLTHEQAASRLGCPRRTVETRLARGRARLRETLLRRGVVPSAALVAASLAAIPEAPAAWLEATILAGSAYTKGRSAAAGVASAAALSLAEGALTTMIAKKALVAAAASLVLGGLALGGGLRAAARGPEPGPGVSPPAPATSAPVPSPTQEITLPRAGSKPPAVASDRKDPSRELALDDGKMAGKRSIAGGGHAVRFEAPGDDWTLTSVRIHGARYGYPRAPRENFAVFLCDEKFQKIAEFEFPYARFERGDSRWVTLEIKPTKVPRRFVLGVDFDPAQTKGVFVSHDAQSGGTSFVGLPGEEFRPFKQGDWMIRPRVEPGK; this is translated from the coding sequence ATGGCGGAGACGGCGAAGGGAGCGGCCCTGAGGCGGCTGGAGGCGGTCTTCGAGATCGGGCCGGCGGGGGACCTGACGGACGGGGAGCTGCTGGGTCGGTTCGCCTCGGGGCGGGACGACCGGGCCTTCGCGGCGATCGTGGACCGGCACGGGCCGATGGTCCTGCGGGTCTGCCGGGGGGTCCTCGGCGACCGGCACGAGGCGGAGGACGCCGCGCAGGCGGCCTTCCTCGTCCTGGCCCGCCGCGCCGGCTCGATCGAACGGCGGGGCTCGGCGGCCGGCTGGCTGTACCGGGTGGCCCGGCGGATCGCGGTCCGCTCGCGGGTCGCCTCGGCCCGCCGGCGCGAGGTCGAGGCGCTCGCGGGCGGGGCGAGGCCGCCGTCCGGGGCCGATGGCGCGCAGGACGTCCCGGCGGCCGAGCTCCACGAGGAGCTGGACCGGCTGCCGGAGCGGTACCGGGCGCCGCTGGTCCTCTGCTACCTGGAGGGGCTGACCCACGAGCAGGCGGCGAGCCGGCTCGGCTGCCCCCGGAGGACGGTCGAGACCCGCCTGGCCCGCGGGCGGGCCCGGCTCCGCGAGACGCTGCTGCGGCGGGGCGTGGTCCCGTCGGCGGCCCTCGTCGCGGCCTCGCTCGCCGCGATCCCCGAGGCCCCGGCCGCCTGGCTGGAGGCCACCATCCTGGCCGGCTCCGCGTACACGAAAGGTCGGTCCGCCGCGGCCGGGGTGGCCTCGGCCGCCGCCCTGTCCCTGGCGGAAGGAGCGTTGACGACGATGATCGCGAAGAAGGCCTTGGTCGCCGCGGCGGCCTCACTGGTCCTGGGCGGGCTCGCCCTCGGGGGCGGCCTCCGCGCCGCGGCCCGCGGGCCCGAGCCCGGCCCCGGCGTGTCGCCCCCGGCCCCCGCGACGTCCGCCCCGGTCCCCTCGCCGACGCAGGAGATCACCCTCCCGCGGGCCGGGTCGAAGCCCCCGGCGGTCGCGAGCGACCGCAAGGACCCCTCGCGCGAGCTGGCCCTCGACGACGGCAAGATGGCCGGCAAGCGGAGCATCGCCGGCGGCGGCCATGCGGTCCGCTTCGAGGCCCCGGGCGACGATTGGACCCTCACCTCGGTCCGGATCCACGGCGCCCGCTACGGCTATCCCCGCGCGCCTCGCGAGAACTTCGCGGTCTTCCTCTGCGACGAGAAGTTCCAGAAGATCGCCGAGTTCGAGTTCCCTTACGCCCGATTCGAGCGCGGCGATTCGCGATGGGTCACGCTCGAGATCAAGCCGACGAAGGTGCCCCGCAGGTTCGTCCTGGGGGTGGACTTCGACCCCGCCCAGACCAAGGGCGTCTTCGTCAGCCACGACGCACAATCCGGCGGGACCTCGTTCGTGGGCCTCCCCGGCGAGGAGTTCCGCCCCTTCAAGCAGGGGGACTGGATGATCCGCCCCAGGGTCGAGCCCGGCAAATGA
- a CDS encoding Gfo/Idh/MocA family protein → MTTTRGPGSGQADGKAEATRRSFLKSTAVATALPAVATTALGANVFEIRREGSAAGRPAGPNDRVRIATVGMGIIGFIDTRTALKVPGTELVAVADLYEGRRVHAREAFGDHVKAYVDYREVLARPDVDAVLLCVPDHWHARMSIDAMKAGKAVYCEKPMVQKIPEGREVIAAEEQTKSVFQVGSQFASSLVYEKARELIAAGAIGAINSVEARYNRNTPLGAWRYTIPPDASPETVDWDRFLGSAPKRPFDAERFFRWRNFKDYGTAVAGDLFVHLLTGIHKATGSLGPNRVFGTGGLRYWKDGRDVYDFIMGLLEYPESKEHPAFTLALQCNFEDGGGDGTLFRFVGSDGVLRVNFTELTLDRTGIKEPTREAVLKGYNSVVTFSDAMQKRLAETLKVDPPFVAPRTGAASYPEKFRVPAGYDERYDHFVNFFASVREKTPVYEDATFGLRAAAPALLCNESQATGAVKGWDPVAMKVTGRVTVS, encoded by the coding sequence ATGACGACGACGAGGGGTCCCGGATCGGGCCAAGCGGACGGCAAGGCGGAGGCGACGCGGAGGTCCTTCCTGAAGTCGACGGCGGTCGCCACGGCATTGCCGGCGGTGGCGACGACGGCCCTGGGGGCCAACGTCTTCGAGATCCGCCGCGAGGGATCGGCGGCGGGCCGGCCCGCCGGGCCGAATGACCGGGTGCGGATCGCGACGGTCGGCATGGGGATCATCGGGTTCATCGACACGAGGACCGCGCTGAAGGTCCCGGGGACGGAGCTGGTCGCCGTCGCCGACCTGTACGAGGGGCGCCGGGTCCACGCCCGCGAGGCGTTCGGCGACCACGTCAAGGCGTACGTCGATTACCGCGAGGTCCTCGCCCGGCCGGACGTGGACGCCGTGCTGCTCTGCGTGCCCGACCACTGGCACGCGAGGATGTCCATCGACGCGATGAAGGCCGGCAAGGCCGTCTACTGCGAGAAGCCGATGGTGCAGAAGATCCCGGAGGGCCGCGAGGTCATCGCCGCGGAGGAGCAGACCAAGTCCGTCTTCCAGGTCGGCAGCCAGTTCGCCAGCTCGCTCGTCTACGAGAAGGCCCGCGAGCTGATCGCCGCCGGCGCCATCGGCGCGATCAATTCGGTGGAGGCCCGGTACAACCGCAACACGCCGCTGGGGGCCTGGCGGTACACGATCCCGCCGGACGCCTCGCCGGAGACCGTGGACTGGGACCGGTTCCTCGGCTCGGCACCGAAGCGGCCGTTCGACGCCGAGCGGTTCTTCCGCTGGCGGAACTTCAAGGACTACGGGACCGCCGTCGCGGGCGACCTCTTCGTCCACCTGCTCACCGGCATCCACAAGGCGACCGGCTCGCTCGGCCCGAACCGGGTCTTCGGCACCGGCGGCCTGCGCTACTGGAAGGACGGCCGGGACGTCTACGACTTCATCATGGGCCTGCTCGAATACCCCGAGTCGAAGGAGCACCCGGCCTTCACGCTGGCCCTCCAGTGCAACTTCGAGGACGGCGGCGGCGACGGCACGCTCTTCCGGTTCGTCGGCAGCGACGGCGTCCTCCGCGTCAACTTCACCGAGCTGACCCTGGACCGCACCGGCATCAAGGAGCCGACCCGCGAGGCCGTGCTCAAGGGCTACAACTCGGTCGTCACGTTCTCGGACGCCATGCAGAAGCGGCTCGCCGAGACGCTGAAGGTCGACCCGCCGTTCGTCGCCCCCAGGACCGGCGCCGCCTCCTACCCGGAGAAGTTCCGGGTCCCCGCCGGCTACGACGAGCGGTACGACCACTTCGTCAACTTCTTCGCGTCCGTCCGCGAGAAGACGCCCGTCTACGAGGACGCCACCTTCGGCCTCCGCGCCGCCGCCCCCGCCCTGCTCTGCAACGAGAGCCAGGCCACCGGAGCGGTCAAGGGATGGGACCCGGTCGCGATGAAGGTGACGGGCAGAGTGACTGTCTCATAA
- a CDS encoding CRTAC1 family protein encodes MVQHPPYARSPAQVGVIAAITLGSILALAVGAGHLRGSRADERGVRHDRAGDHGGPRHPDGSRPVYRPREASDMALIGPLAESLDAWPPGASLREVADARRRLAPALLSKISPAIDDARARGDRRGLVAWLICRSMILQGEGDPVRAYADLAEARSVAERDLALAEERLCTILYYQGLAAMRRGENENCVECRGESSCILPISAAAVHRKTAGSEAAVRHFTEYLEHFPLDLEVRWLLNIAHMTLGQYPDRLDRRYLVPLDRFRNSEFDIGRFRDVGAQVGVNRFNQAGGAIMEDFDNDGLLDLAVSCYDTAQPLSIYRNRGDGTFEDRSEAAGVTGQLGGLYCVQADYDNDGLMDIFITRGAWFTSPIRPSLLRNKGDGTFEDVTEAAGLMDPANSISASWADYDNDGWLDLFVCCERQPQRLYHNRRDGTFEEVAARAGLHAGSAAPFVGKGSAWIDADDDDDPDLFVNNLEGAPIFFRNNGDGTFADATREMGIAGPMHGFSCWAWDYDNDGRLDLFATSYAHTIADAVKGLMGEPHAVPTSKLLRNLGGGRGFEDRTAEAGLDGVYVCMGSNFADFDNDGFLDFYLGTGNPSLASLVPNRMFRNVAGERFAEITGTSGTGHLQKGHGIACGDWDRDGDVDLFLQAGGAVDGDKYHNVLFQNPGQGNRSVTIKLRGVKSNRAAIGARIKLVTAGAEPLTVHRLISSGSSFGANPLEQTIGLAGADRVATLEVHWPTSKSTQVFHDLPAGGIVEITELSDDIKIAPRKPLPQPPAE; translated from the coding sequence ATGGTGCAGCATCCGCCGTACGCCAGGAGTCCGGCGCAGGTGGGCGTGATCGCCGCGATCACGCTGGGGTCGATCCTCGCCCTCGCGGTGGGGGCCGGGCACCTGAGGGGGAGCAGGGCGGACGAGCGGGGCGTCCGGCATGACCGGGCCGGGGACCACGGCGGGCCGCGTCATCCGGACGGTTCCCGCCCGGTGTACCGGCCCCGGGAGGCGTCCGACATGGCCCTGATCGGGCCGCTGGCGGAATCCCTCGACGCATGGCCGCCGGGGGCCTCGCTCCGCGAGGTCGCCGACGCGAGGCGGCGGCTGGCCCCCGCGCTGCTCTCGAAGATCTCCCCCGCGATCGACGACGCCCGGGCCCGCGGGGACCGGAGGGGCCTCGTCGCCTGGCTCATCTGCCGGTCCATGATCCTCCAGGGGGAGGGCGACCCGGTCCGGGCCTACGCGGACCTGGCGGAGGCCCGGTCGGTCGCGGAGCGGGACCTGGCCCTGGCGGAGGAGCGCCTCTGCACGATCCTGTACTATCAGGGGCTCGCCGCGATGCGGCGGGGCGAGAACGAGAACTGCGTCGAGTGCCGCGGCGAGAGCTCGTGCATCCTGCCGATCTCCGCGGCCGCCGTGCATCGCAAGACCGCCGGCTCCGAGGCGGCGGTCCGGCACTTCACCGAGTACCTGGAGCATTTCCCTCTCGACCTCGAGGTCCGGTGGCTGCTCAACATCGCCCACATGACGCTGGGACAATACCCGGATCGCCTCGACCGCCGGTATCTCGTGCCGCTGGACCGGTTCCGGAATTCCGAGTTCGACATCGGCCGGTTCCGCGACGTCGGGGCGCAGGTCGGGGTGAACCGGTTCAACCAGGCCGGCGGCGCGATCATGGAGGACTTCGACAACGACGGACTCCTCGACCTGGCCGTCTCCTGCTACGACACGGCCCAGCCGCTCTCCATCTACAGGAACCGCGGCGACGGCACCTTCGAGGACCGGAGCGAGGCCGCCGGCGTGACGGGGCAGCTCGGTGGCCTCTACTGCGTCCAGGCCGACTACGACAACGACGGCCTCATGGACATCTTCATCACCCGCGGCGCCTGGTTCACGAGCCCGATCCGCCCGAGCCTGCTGCGGAACAAGGGCGACGGCACCTTCGAGGACGTGACGGAGGCGGCCGGCCTGATGGACCCGGCGAACAGCATCTCGGCCTCGTGGGCGGACTACGACAACGACGGCTGGCTGGACCTGTTCGTCTGCTGCGAGCGGCAGCCGCAGCGGCTCTACCACAACCGGCGGGACGGGACCTTCGAGGAGGTCGCCGCCCGGGCCGGCCTGCACGCGGGGTCCGCGGCGCCATTCGTGGGGAAGGGCTCCGCCTGGATCGACGCCGATGACGACGACGACCCCGACCTGTTCGTGAACAATCTGGAAGGTGCGCCGATTTTCTTCCGCAACAACGGCGACGGCACGTTCGCGGACGCCACCCGGGAGATGGGGATCGCCGGCCCGATGCACGGGTTCTCGTGCTGGGCGTGGGACTACGACAACGACGGCCGGCTCGACCTCTTCGCCACCAGCTACGCGCACACCATCGCCGATGCGGTCAAGGGGCTCATGGGGGAGCCCCACGCCGTGCCGACGAGCAAGCTCCTCCGCAACCTCGGCGGTGGCCGGGGCTTCGAGGACAGGACGGCCGAGGCCGGCCTCGACGGCGTCTACGTCTGCATGGGCAGCAATTTCGCCGACTTCGACAACGACGGCTTCCTGGACTTCTACCTGGGGACGGGCAATCCCAGCCTCGCCAGCCTGGTCCCCAACCGGATGTTCCGGAACGTCGCCGGCGAGCGGTTCGCCGAGATCACCGGCACGTCGGGCACCGGCCACCTCCAGAAGGGCCACGGCATCGCCTGCGGCGACTGGGACCGCGACGGCGACGTCGACCTCTTCCTCCAGGCGGGGGGCGCGGTGGACGGCGACAAGTACCACAACGTCCTGTTCCAGAACCCCGGCCAGGGGAACCGCTCCGTGACGATCAAGCTGCGGGGTGTGAAGTCGAACCGCGCGGCGATCGGGGCGAGGATCAAGCTGGTCACCGCGGGGGCCGAACCCCTCACGGTGCATCGGCTGATCTCCTCCGGCAGCAGCTTCGGCGCCAACCCGCTGGAGCAGACCATCGGCCTGGCAGGCGCGGACCGCGTCGCCACGCTCGAGGTGCACTGGCCGACCAGCAAGTCGACGCAGGTGTTCCATGACCTGCCTGCCGGCGGGATCGTGGAGATCACCGAGCTGTCGGACGACATCAAGATCGCGCCCCGCAAGCCGCTCCCGCAACCGCCCGCGGAGTGA
- a CDS encoding TerC family protein: MTAEYIGSILKLVLIDLVLSGDNAVVIGLAAHLLPPRHRRKAMLWGCGVAILMRVSLTLVVAQLLLVPGLRLVGGLMLAWIAAKLLQEGADAGEEPDESPTTLWKAIVRIAMADFIMSLDNVLAIAGASDSDPARVMIGLVLSISMLLLLSAVIMEVMARYRWIAFLGAAVLAWTAADMMAKDFSLMAGGDGHDGTSAFPAWAAWLLRFAVVALCLSVNMWRPRKPATVPDRASPLPVPRASATQQADAARVVAE, encoded by the coding sequence ATGACCGCGGAATACATCGGATCGATCCTGAAGCTGGTCCTGATCGACCTGGTCCTCTCCGGCGACAACGCGGTCGTCATCGGCCTGGCGGCGCACCTGCTGCCGCCCCGTCATCGTCGCAAGGCGATGCTCTGGGGCTGCGGGGTGGCCATCCTGATGCGGGTCTCGCTCACCCTGGTGGTCGCGCAGCTCCTGCTCGTGCCCGGCCTCCGGCTGGTCGGCGGCCTCATGCTCGCCTGGATCGCCGCCAAGCTCCTCCAGGAGGGGGCCGATGCCGGGGAGGAGCCCGACGAATCGCCGACGACCCTGTGGAAGGCGATCGTCCGGATCGCCATGGCCGACTTCATCATGAGCCTGGACAACGTCCTGGCGATCGCCGGGGCCAGCGACTCCGACCCGGCCCGCGTGATGATCGGCCTGGTGCTCTCGATCTCGATGCTCCTGCTGCTGAGCGCCGTCATCATGGAGGTCATGGCCCGCTACCGATGGATCGCCTTCCTCGGCGCCGCGGTCCTCGCCTGGACGGCCGCCGACATGATGGCCAAGGACTTCTCCCTGATGGCCGGCGGCGACGGCCACGACGGCACGAGCGCCTTCCCCGCCTGGGCCGCGTGGCTGCTGCGGTTCGCCGTCGTCGCGCTCTGCCTCTCGGTCAACATGTGGCGTCCCCGGAAGCCGGCGACGGTGCCGGATCGCGCCAGCCCCCTCCCCGTGCCCCGGGCATCCGCGACGCAGCAGGCCGATGCGGCCCGCGTCGTCGCGGAGTGA
- a CDS encoding alpha-amylase family protein, giving the protein MAPAAAGTEEEPAMRHCAATASLWVGLAAIASSFPCPAQEADPSIWGRTIMAQPFDSGPFREVRVPDWLEDVTGCGYTLSGMDSKGRERAAALGVGISELGFVDPFYAYYDSKLLKRRSPHVPLDRIDRDIAEYRRLGVRILGVYPPCLQGEVYELHPDWRRIAEKDGPIPQVDMKKYPHGGMLCLLGPYGDFFIDVLAEILAKFPDVDAFSFDGLHYAGVCYCGNCRAAFRRATGGEIPKADMDDPAFRRYQHWADRRMEGLIVRMQARLKRIKPGVALVTWTTNAGRFGHFLSIPRNMPARMNLLLDAPDQEFWLDETNRGATIVPALANATIWAMTGHRVAFSEPYLMSHGNPYGKDSFPAHEVLRRMMLALTYGASPSIAVGQPETLRGAVEAGLREVKRRKPWLGRKRPEPWAAIALSDNTRNFYGRDPAKVEERYLAHVLGAFRAAVEEHLPSTIVNDWDLNARDLAKFKVLVLPNTACLDAAQAAGIDAFVRGGGGLVASLDASLFDEFGEPRDGFALGPALGVSYRGLPEFGGGAAAGQARREGLDVNFAKAIGPDYWEKRKDVFDYRQDPSSFLNRGRMEAYVGREPVVFKGPAVRVVPSGDGASAIGTLHPRPGEAPGAADRPIPAVVVRRHGKGKVVYLAAGFDAAYYLYAYPYHRLVLASAIRWAASAPPPVEVEAPMCVHASLMRQVKDGERLVLHLFSDLNTTAFHALPDRDVPLREEAVPIPDIRVTFGPDYRLGRVHLEPEGIDLAVERVAGGSRVVVPRLEVHSMVVGELEPGRSPGP; this is encoded by the coding sequence ATGGCACCGGCCGCGGCGGGCACCGAGGAGGAGCCGGCGATGAGGCACTGCGCGGCGACGGCATCCCTCTGGGTCGGCCTGGCGGCGATCGCCTCCTCCTTCCCCTGCCCGGCCCAGGAGGCAGATCCTTCGATCTGGGGCCGGACGATCATGGCCCAGCCGTTCGACTCCGGGCCCTTCCGCGAGGTCCGCGTCCCGGACTGGCTCGAGGACGTCACGGGGTGCGGCTACACGCTCTCCGGGATGGACTCCAAGGGCCGGGAGAGGGCCGCCGCGCTGGGCGTCGGCATCAGCGAGCTCGGGTTCGTCGATCCGTTCTATGCGTACTACGACAGCAAGCTCCTGAAGCGGCGGAGCCCGCACGTCCCGCTCGACCGCATCGACCGCGACATCGCCGAGTACAGGCGGCTGGGCGTCCGCATCCTGGGCGTGTATCCGCCGTGCCTCCAGGGCGAGGTCTACGAGCTGCACCCGGACTGGCGGCGGATCGCGGAGAAGGACGGCCCGATCCCCCAGGTGGACATGAAGAAATATCCACACGGCGGGATGCTCTGCCTGCTGGGCCCCTACGGCGACTTCTTCATCGACGTCCTCGCCGAGATCCTGGCGAAGTTCCCCGACGTGGACGCCTTCAGCTTCGACGGGCTGCACTATGCGGGCGTCTGCTACTGCGGAAATTGCCGGGCGGCCTTCCGGCGGGCGACCGGCGGCGAGATCCCGAAGGCCGACATGGACGACCCGGCCTTCCGCCGCTACCAGCACTGGGCGGACCGCCGAATGGAGGGCCTGATCGTCCGCATGCAGGCCCGGCTCAAGCGGATCAAGCCGGGCGTCGCCCTCGTGACCTGGACGACCAACGCGGGGCGGTTCGGGCACTTCCTGAGCATCCCGCGCAACATGCCCGCGCGGATGAACCTCCTGCTGGACGCCCCGGACCAGGAATTCTGGCTCGACGAGACCAACCGCGGCGCGACGATCGTCCCCGCGCTCGCGAACGCCACGATCTGGGCGATGACCGGCCATCGCGTCGCGTTCAGCGAGCCCTACCTGATGTCGCACGGCAACCCCTACGGCAAGGACAGCTTCCCGGCCCACGAGGTCCTCCGCCGGATGATGCTGGCCCTCACCTACGGCGCCTCGCCGAGCATCGCCGTCGGCCAGCCGGAGACCCTGCGCGGGGCCGTCGAGGCGGGGCTTCGCGAGGTGAAGCGGCGCAAGCCGTGGCTCGGCCGCAAGCGGCCGGAGCCCTGGGCGGCGATCGCGCTCAGCGACAACACGCGCAACTTCTACGGCCGCGACCCCGCGAAGGTGGAGGAGCGCTACCTCGCCCACGTCCTGGGCGCCTTCCGCGCCGCGGTCGAGGAGCACCTGCCCTCGACGATCGTCAACGACTGGGACCTGAACGCGCGGGACCTCGCGAAGTTCAAGGTCCTGGTCCTCCCGAACACCGCCTGCCTGGACGCCGCGCAGGCCGCGGGCATCGACGCGTTCGTCCGCGGAGGGGGCGGGCTCGTCGCCAGCCTGGACGCGTCGCTGTTCGACGAGTTCGGCGAGCCTCGCGACGGCTTCGCGCTCGGCCCGGCGCTTGGCGTCTCCTACCGCGGCCTGCCGGAGTTCGGAGGCGGGGCGGCCGCGGGTCAGGCCCGCCGCGAGGGGCTGGACGTCAACTTCGCCAAGGCGATCGGCCCGGACTACTGGGAAAAGCGCAAGGATGTGTTCGATTACCGCCAGGATCCGTCCTCGTTCCTGAACCGGGGGCGGATGGAGGCCTACGTCGGCCGCGAGCCGGTCGTCTTCAAGGGGCCGGCCGTGCGCGTCGTCCCCTCCGGGGACGGGGCCTCCGCGATCGGGACGTTGCACCCGCGGCCCGGCGAGGCCCCCGGCGCGGCGGATCGTCCGATCCCCGCGGTGGTCGTCCGCCGGCACGGCAAGGGGAAGGTGGTGTACCTCGCGGCGGGCTTCGACGCGGCCTATTACCTGTATGCCTACCCGTACCACCGGCTCGTGCTGGCCTCCGCGATCCGGTGGGCGGCCTCGGCCCCGCCGCCGGTGGAGGTGGAGGCGCCCATGTGCGTCCACGCGAGCCTGATGCGGCAGGTGAAGGACGGCGAGCGGCTGGTGCTGCACCTCTTCAGCGACCTGAACACGACGGCCTTCCACGCCCTGCCCGACCGGGACGTGCCGCTCCGCGAGGAGGCCGTGCCCATCCCGGACATCCGCGTCACGTTCGGCCCGGACTATCGCCTGGGCCGGGTCCACCTGGAGCCGGAGGGCATCGACCTGGCCGTCGAGCGGGTTGCCGGGGGCTCCCGGGTCGTGGTCCCCCGGCTGGAGGTCCACTCGATGGTCGTGGGCGAGCTGGAGCCCGGGCGATCCCCGGGGCCCTGA
- a CDS encoding carboxypeptidase regulatory-like domain-containing protein codes for MSRSTLLRSVVALLAGACCLAGPASGDPPGPGGRAVLSGKIVDGSGAPVAGARLTLHHLVLANGRWGRFRVARERPATDASGAYRFADLEDGYYMTSVEKEGFARVLRPASIQEGASQAADVVLRPPASPVFHVEDRDGKPVAGARVRELTLRGVNGECKLTQLWMPSLGVSIPPSDERGDLRLPAVPSGDLISATIEHALLAPARTGELKAGPEARATVRMQPGVPVTLHIPIDTSADRVSTAVVDLRHEPFDDPSTIIQYEVSFDSAGTARLTVAPGDYSWFLLQNERAFLTPVYSANHRKKDWLRIEPGRNQDLHVEVRRKVPARGRVVDAETGKPVRGMAVMGELANGDPQGWADPPGRWSFAGWGESDAEGRYTIDLAPGLARLSFEGEKRIPERDKYEVTVASDGSTVLPDIKVRPLAKVVGIVRNPDGSPAARVLVRPRGLYMKGVQPVLTDDAGRFEFQPEFLPVDAETGERLVFHPVVAMDPYRPLAARGEFRLDRPGPLVLTLEPHEPGWPLSAFPSELSEWERGVVDPARAAKGAAVSLRGQAPPEIDAAAWLNTDGRALTSADLRGKYVLLDFWFIGCGPCHGDFPSVKLIHELYGDRGVRVIGIHNNSSTPDAVREHVARIGLPFAVAVDHADGRTVARFEEHGLPNGYPDYVLLSPEGKVLLDDRTIPHPTLRGYKLEVVRRFVLESQAKGK; via the coding sequence ATGAGCCGATCGACCCTTCTCCGCTCCGTCGTCGCCCTGCTCGCGGGGGCATGCTGCCTGGCCGGCCCCGCATCCGGCGATCCGCCGGGCCCCGGCGGCCGGGCGGTCCTCTCCGGGAAGATCGTCGACGGTTCCGGGGCGCCCGTCGCCGGGGCGCGGCTGACGCTCCATCACCTGGTCTTGGCGAACGGCCGATGGGGTCGCTTCCGGGTCGCCAGGGAGAGGCCCGCGACCGACGCGTCCGGGGCCTATCGCTTCGCGGACCTCGAGGACGGCTATTACATGACGTCGGTGGAGAAGGAGGGCTTCGCCCGGGTGCTCCGCCCCGCGAGCATCCAGGAGGGGGCGTCGCAGGCGGCCGACGTCGTGCTGAGGCCGCCGGCCTCGCCCGTGTTCCACGTCGAGGACCGGGACGGGAAGCCGGTGGCCGGCGCGAGGGTCCGCGAGCTGACCCTCCGCGGCGTGAACGGGGAGTGCAAGCTCACGCAGCTCTGGATGCCCTCGCTGGGGGTCTCCATCCCGCCGAGCGACGAGCGGGGGGACCTGAGGCTGCCGGCGGTGCCGTCGGGCGATCTCATCAGCGCCACGATCGAGCACGCCCTCCTCGCGCCGGCCCGGACCGGCGAGCTGAAGGCGGGCCCCGAGGCGCGAGCGACCGTGCGGATGCAGCCCGGCGTGCCCGTCACGCTGCACATCCCGATTGACACCTCGGCCGATCGGGTCTCGACCGCGGTCGTGGACCTGCGGCACGAGCCGTTCGACGACCCCTCGACGATCATCCAGTATGAGGTGAGCTTCGATTCCGCGGGCACGGCGCGGCTGACGGTCGCGCCGGGGGACTATTCGTGGTTCCTGCTTCAGAACGAGCGTGCCTTCCTCACGCCCGTCTACTCGGCGAACCATCGGAAGAAGGACTGGCTGCGGATCGAGCCGGGCCGGAACCAGGACCTGCACGTCGAGGTCCGCCGGAAGGTCCCCGCGCGCGGCCGGGTCGTGGACGCGGAGACGGGCAAGCCCGTGCGCGGCATGGCGGTGATGGGGGAGCTCGCCAACGGCGATCCGCAGGGATGGGCCGACCCGCCGGGCCGATGGAGCTTCGCCGGATGGGGCGAGAGCGACGCCGAGGGCCGCTACACGATCGACCTCGCCCCCGGGCTCGCGCGGCTCTCCTTCGAGGGGGAGAAGCGGATCCCGGAGCGTGACAAATACGAGGTCACCGTCGCGTCCGACGGCTCGACCGTCCTCCCCGACATCAAGGTCCGCCCCCTGGCGAAGGTCGTGGGCATCGTCCGGAACCCCGACGGCAGCCCCGCCGCCCGCGTCCTCGTCCGGCCCCGCGGTCTCTACATGAAAGGCGTCCAGCCGGTCCTCACGGACGACGCGGGCCGGTTCGAGTTCCAGCCCGAGTTCCTCCCCGTCGACGCGGAGACGGGCGAGCGGCTGGTCTTCCACCCGGTGGTCGCCATGGACCCGTACCGCCCCCTGGCCGCCCGGGGCGAGTTCCGGCTCGACCGGCCCGGCCCGCTGGTGCTGACGCTGGAGCCCCACGAGCCCGGCTGGCCGCTCTCCGCGTTCCCGTCCGAGCTCTCGGAATGGGAGCGAGGCGTCGTGGACCCTGCCAGGGCCGCCAAGGGCGCGGCGGTCTCCCTGCGGGGGCAGGCACCGCCGGAGATCGACGCCGCGGCCTGGCTGAACACCGACGGCCGCGCCCTCACGTCCGCCGACCTCCGCGGGAAGTATGTCCTCCTCGACTTCTGGTTCATCGGCTGCGGCCCCTGCCACGGCGACTTCCCGTCGGTCAAGCTGATCCACGAGCTGTACGGCGACCGGGGCGTCCGGGTCATCGGCATCCACAACAACTCCAGCACGCCGGACGCCGTCCGCGAGCACGTGGCGAGGATCGGCCTGCCCTTCGCCGTGGCCGTGGACCATGCCGACGGCCGGACCGTCGCCCGCTTCGAGGAGCACGGCCTCCCGAACGGCTACCCCGATTACGTCCTGCTCTCGCCCGAGGGGAAGGTCCTCCTCGACGACCGAACCATCCCGCATCCGACCCTGCGAGGGTACAAGCTGGAGGTCGTCCGCAGGTTCGTCCTCGAGTCTCAGGCGAAGGGCAAGTAG